One Paenibacillus thermoaerophilus genomic window carries:
- a CDS encoding DeoR/GlpR family DNA-binding transcription regulator → MFAEERQRLILSLLQREGRVRARELAKSIGVSIDSIRRDLAVLEEAGRLRRTHGGAVPLALPQPLLDGLDRHEPVRERAPAAPFAYAATAREGTAGLAKTNPFALAADGDFKELAAAASACIERGDRLFIGGHPVHLTLAGLLVERAAQATDGDRMFEVVTHAPAAALMLASSPAIRVWLCGGCLSAGGVVLDASATDFVRARRVDLCLWAGDGFSSTYGASMERPEEADLWRVALQSARTRIALCDRRIVGHEAFAKVADASEFDAVLLDPAVPPDQRRQLESAGLPLVAPDGFGPPL, encoded by the coding sequence ATGTTCGCCGAAGAACGCCAACGCCTGATTTTGTCGCTTCTGCAGCGGGAAGGCCGGGTCCGTGCGCGGGAGCTCGCGAAGTCGATAGGTGTGTCCATCGACTCCATCCGCAGGGATCTGGCGGTTCTGGAAGAAGCGGGGCGTCTGCGCCGCACCCACGGCGGGGCAGTGCCGTTGGCGCTGCCGCAGCCGCTACTTGACGGACTCGACCGGCACGAGCCTGTGCGGGAGCGCGCGCCGGCCGCGCCCTTCGCTTATGCGGCGACGGCGAGAGAAGGGACGGCCGGACTCGCGAAAACAAATCCGTTCGCGCTGGCGGCGGACGGGGATTTCAAAGAATTGGCCGCGGCTGCATCGGCCTGCATCGAACGGGGTGACCGTCTGTTTATCGGCGGTCATCCCGTCCATTTGACGTTGGCCGGATTGCTTGTGGAACGGGCGGCTCAGGCGACCGACGGCGACCGCATGTTCGAGGTGGTGACGCATGCTCCCGCCGCGGCGCTGATGCTGGCTTCTTCTCCGGCCATCCGCGTCTGGCTGTGCGGCGGCTGCCTGAGCGCCGGCGGTGTTGTTCTGGACGCGTCCGCCACCGATTTCGTGCGGGCCAGGAGGGTCGATCTGTGCCTGTGGGCCGGCGATGGATTCAGCTCGACGTACGGGGCGAGCATGGAACGTCCGGAGGAAGCCGATTTGTGGAGAGTCGCCCTGCAGTCCGCGCGCACGAGAATCGCCCTCTGCGACCGCCGGATCGTCGGGCACGAGGCGTTCGCCAAAGTGGCGGACGCGTCCGAATTCGACGCCGTTCTGCTGGATCCCGCGGTTCCGCCGGACCAGAGGCGGCAATTGGAGTCGGCCGGCCTGCCTCTGGTGGCGCCGGACGGTTTCGGTCCGCCGCTTTAA
- the murC gene encoding UDP-N-acetylmuramate--L-alanine ligase produces MKSYHFVGIKGSGMSALAQILHDQGHRVQGADIAERLFTQTRLEDRNIPIYVFGESPLHPDLEVIASNAFSDDHPELIRCRDHRLPISRYHHFLGKWLRGYSSIAITGAHGKTTTTGLMAHVFSKIAPTSSLIGDGTGSGMPDSKYFVFEACEYRRHFLAYHPDIAVITNIDFDHPDYFSGIDDVRSAFQQMIDQVGRQIIACGEDDQVRLLRPRVPMLLYGFGSRNDLQARDIAVTPAGTSFDAYLRDRALGRFTIPMFGRHNVLNALAVIGTAFHSDLPMEEVREAMKTFGGVKRRFSEKPWIGNNILIDDYAHHPAEIRATIDAVRSKYPDRRIVSVFQPHTFSRLEQFLDDFAESLRASDDVYLCGIFGSAREASGTIRIEQLQDRVPGAKLIGEDSVGQLLDYRDSVIVFMGAGDIQKYQRRLEQLV; encoded by the coding sequence ATGAAATCGTACCATTTTGTCGGGATCAAAGGGTCCGGCATGAGCGCGCTTGCGCAAATCCTTCACGATCAAGGTCATCGCGTGCAAGGTGCGGATATCGCGGAACGTTTGTTTACCCAGACGAGGCTGGAAGACCGGAACATTCCGATTTACGTCTTCGGGGAAAGTCCGCTCCATCCGGACCTGGAGGTGATCGCTTCCAATGCCTTCAGCGACGACCATCCCGAATTGATTCGCTGCCGCGACCATAGGCTGCCGATTTCGCGCTACCACCATTTTCTGGGCAAATGGCTTCGCGGCTATTCGAGCATTGCCATTACCGGGGCGCACGGCAAAACGACGACGACGGGGCTGATGGCTCACGTATTTTCCAAGATCGCGCCGACCAGCAGTCTGATCGGCGACGGCACCGGCAGCGGCATGCCCGACAGCAAGTATTTCGTGTTCGAGGCATGCGAGTACCGCAGGCATTTTTTGGCGTACCATCCCGATATCGCGGTGATTACGAACATCGATTTCGACCATCCCGATTACTTCAGCGGGATCGACGACGTCCGGAGCGCCTTTCAGCAGATGATCGATCAAGTCGGCAGGCAAATCATCGCCTGCGGCGAGGACGATCAGGTGCGGCTGCTGCGGCCGCGAGTTCCGATGCTGCTGTACGGCTTCGGCAGCCGCAACGATCTGCAGGCAAGAGACATTGCGGTGACGCCGGCCGGAACGTCGTTTGACGCGTATTTGCGCGACCGCGCGCTGGGGCGTTTCACGATCCCGATGTTCGGGCGCCACAACGTCCTGAACGCGCTGGCCGTCATCGGCACGGCGTTCCACTCGGATCTGCCGATGGAGGAAGTGCGCGAAGCGATGAAGACGTTCGGGGGCGTCAAGCGCCGCTTCTCCGAGAAGCCGTGGATCGGCAACAACATTTTGATCGACGATTACGCGCATCACCCGGCGGAGATCCGGGCGACAATCGATGCCGTCCGCTCCAAATACCCGGACCGCCGGATCGTCAGCGTCTTCCAGCCGCATACGTTCAGCCGGCTGGAGCAGTTTCTCGACGATTTCGCCGAGTCGCTCCGGGCGTCGGACGACGTCTACTTGTGCGGCATATTCGGCTCCGCGCGGGAGGCGTCGGGGACGATTCGGATCGAGCAGCTTCAGGACCGGGTGCCGGGAGCGAAGCTGATCGGGGAGGACTCCGTCGGCCAACTGTTGGATTACCGTGACTCGGTAATCGTCTTTATGGGAGCCGGCGACATTCAGAAGTACCAGCGGCGGCTGGAGCAGCTCGTATAA
- a CDS encoding metal-dependent hydrolase, which translates to MDTGSHLIFGLTLAGLAWNDPAVSSDPNLALAVGTAAVLGSNAPDADGIARLRGRSFYVRHHRGWSHAWPSWFAWAALIAVPVSLIFGVPEHAGKVYGWTFAAVALHVLLDALNAYGVQCLRPFSRRWVHLDALPLFDPVIAAVHLAGLAGWIFGLPPGPVFAGVYAATFGYAGVRWAVTAWLQRRVPAHIGLAGRCMIVPGLWLRRWQFVIETDRAYVTGHAILTRSGRPAILVRERYEKSVGEDHEVIRSTLQTDGVRAFLGFAQYVYVRWAKSGDGYEVQWRDVRFWNDRELPFGVDVQLDRDLKVVRDRIGWNKRYWEAPYV; encoded by the coding sequence ATGGATACGGGAAGCCATCTCATATTCGGGCTGACGCTCGCAGGACTCGCTTGGAACGATCCGGCCGTGTCGTCCGATCCCAACCTGGCGCTCGCCGTCGGAACCGCGGCGGTGCTCGGATCGAACGCCCCGGACGCGGACGGAATTGCAAGGCTTCGAGGCCGTTCGTTCTATGTCCGGCACCATCGGGGCTGGTCCCACGCTTGGCCAAGCTGGTTCGCCTGGGCGGCGCTCATCGCGGTTCCGGTCTCGCTGATCTTCGGCGTTCCGGAACATGCGGGCAAAGTGTACGGCTGGACGTTTGCCGCCGTGGCGCTGCACGTCCTGCTGGACGCGTTGAACGCGTACGGCGTCCAATGCTTGCGGCCGTTCAGCCGGAGATGGGTTCATCTCGACGCGCTTCCTTTGTTCGATCCCGTCATCGCCGCTGTTCACCTGGCCGGCCTCGCGGGCTGGATCTTCGGGCTGCCGCCCGGGCCGGTCTTCGCCGGCGTGTACGCCGCGACGTTCGGGTACGCAGGCGTCCGCTGGGCGGTGACGGCATGGCTGCAAAGACGGGTCCCGGCGCACATCGGACTCGCAGGCCGATGCATGATCGTGCCGGGGTTATGGCTTCGCCGCTGGCAATTCGTGATCGAGACGGATCGGGCGTATGTGACGGGCCACGCAATCCTCACCCGAAGCGGGCGGCCCGCCATCCTCGTGCGCGAGCGGTACGAGAAGAGCGTCGGCGAAGATCACGAGGTGATCCGCTCGACGCTGCAGACGGACGGCGTCCGCGCATTTCTGGGGTTCGCCCAGTACGTCTACGTCAGATGGGCGAAGTCGGGAGACGGCTACGAGGTGCAGTGGCGGGATGTCCGCTTCTGGAACGACAGGGAGCTGCCGTTCGGGGTGGACGTTCAGTTGGACCGCGATCTGAAGGTTGTGCGCGACCGGATCGGGTGGAACAAACGGTATTGGGAAGCGCCTTACGTGTAA
- the sufU gene encoding Fe-S cluster assembly sulfur transfer protein SufU, whose amino-acid sequence MLENLYKQIVMDHYKNPRNRGKLDTTGGAFSLPYKNPTCGDVVVLYMNVDESGRIADIKFEGEGCSISMASCSMMTELVKGKTVEQAKELIGHFNDMIRQGVIPEDEDLLGDALALSGVHKLRARHNCSLLGWQGLEKAIKQSVAAE is encoded by the coding sequence GTGCTAGAGAACCTATACAAACAAATCGTCATGGATCATTATAAAAATCCCCGCAACCGAGGCAAGCTGGATACGACCGGAGGAGCGTTCAGCCTTCCGTACAAAAACCCGACCTGCGGCGACGTCGTCGTGCTGTATATGAACGTGGACGAGTCCGGCCGGATCGCCGACATCAAGTTCGAAGGCGAAGGCTGCTCCATCAGCATGGCTTCCTGCTCGATGATGACCGAACTGGTCAAGGGCAAAACCGTCGAACAGGCCAAGGAGCTGATCGGGCATTTCAACGACATGATCCGGCAGGGGGTTATTCCCGAAGACGAGGACTTGCTCGGGGACGCGCTGGCGCTGTCCGGCGTGCACAAGCTCCGCGCCCGCCACAACTGTTCCTTGCTCGGGTGGCAAGGTCTCGAGAAAGCGATCAAGCAATCCGTCGCAGCCGAGTGA
- a CDS encoding Fpg/Nei family DNA glycosylase: protein MPELPEMENYRRLLGGLILNRPVTDTEITREKSVNVPPDRFDRLLKGQPVTAIDRRAKHLIFRLASGEALVLHLMLGGVIYCGSAADKPDRTVQVRIGFGERNLYFIGLRLGYLHVETADGLTRRFAGLGPEPFDPELTPRAFAEKLAARRGTLKSALVDQSFIAGIGNCYSDEICFDAEILPSRAPASLTPQEAERLFASMRSLLADATAHGGYMDMPLYPGDTLTGGYDRLCRVYDREGEPCVRCGSPIRRGEVSSKKSFACTVCQH, encoded by the coding sequence ATGCCGGAATTGCCCGAAATGGAAAACTACCGGAGGCTGCTGGGCGGTCTGATCCTCAACCGGCCGGTGACGGACACGGAGATTACCCGCGAGAAATCGGTTAACGTGCCGCCCGACCGGTTCGATCGTCTGCTGAAGGGACAACCGGTAACGGCTATTGACCGGAGGGCGAAGCATCTGATCTTCCGCCTCGCTTCGGGAGAGGCGCTTGTCCTGCACCTGATGCTGGGCGGCGTGATTTACTGCGGCTCGGCGGCGGACAAGCCGGATCGGACCGTGCAGGTGCGGATCGGCTTCGGGGAGCGGAATCTGTATTTCATCGGACTGAGGCTGGGTTATCTGCACGTGGAGACGGCGGACGGGCTAACGCGCCGATTCGCCGGACTCGGGCCCGAACCGTTCGACCCGGAGCTGACGCCGCGCGCTTTCGCGGAGAAACTCGCAGCCCGACGGGGCACGCTCAAAAGCGCGCTGGTCGATCAATCGTTTATCGCCGGCATCGGCAACTGCTACAGCGACGAAATCTGCTTCGACGCGGAGATTCTGCCTTCCCGCGCGCCGGCCTCGCTGACGCCGCAGGAGGCGGAGCGGCTGTTCGCTTCGATGCGGAGCTTGCTCGCGGACGCGACGGCTCACGGCGGCTATATGGACATGCCGCTGTATCCCGGCGACACGCTGACCGGCGGCTACGACCGCTTGTGCCGCGTGTACGACCGGGAGGGGGAACCGTGCGTTAGATGCGGCAGCCCGATACGGCGCGGGGAAGTTTCCTCGAAAAAATCGTTTGCGTGCACGGTCTGCCAGCATTAG
- a CDS encoding DEAD/DEAH box helicase, which produces MNRFTGKMESVEELIETIRRTPEIMENVTNWETIPPRPADTVEFPDSMHERLIAGLRAKGIARLFRHQALAFEAARAGRHVVAVTPTASGKTLCYNLPVVQAILEDDSARALYLFPTKALAQDQVAELQELADRMEVDLKTHTYDGDTPPTVRQAVRTAGHIVVTNPDMLHSAILPHHTKWVKLFENLKFIVIDELHTYRGVFGSHVANVIRRLRRICRFYGSNPQFICASATIANPKEHAERLIGAPVELIDRNGAPSGERHIIFYNPPVVNKQLGIRRSSLLETKRLAGMLLRAGIQTIVFARSRVRMEILLTYLQEQVKHELGPKSIRGYRGGYLPKQRREIERGLRNGEIRGVVSTNALELGIDIGQLQACVLNGYPGTIASTWQQSGRAGRRHESSVTILVASSNPLDQYVIRNPSFFFDRPPEEARIQPDNLLILLDHVKCAAYELPFEDGETFGGENLRELLEFLAEERVLHHSGSRWHWMEQSFPAHGVSLRSAAQENIVIIDVTNGSRVIGEVDRFSAMTLVHEEAIYIHEGVQYQVEKLDYEEKKAYVREVNVDYFTDANLAVQLRVLHEHRSAEEYRLSRRYGEVTVNAKATIFKKIKLNTHENIGSGPIHLPEEELHTSAYWFSLSEEAAAGMSQNELQSALLGLSNVLVHIAPLYLMCDPQDIRVVAQIRSLHDKRPTVYFYDRYPGGIGLSERLYELHGELLAEAERVLNRCGCLSGCPACVGPIEEVGLLGKDAAKRLLASVTSNSGEADTA; this is translated from the coding sequence ATGAATCGTTTTACGGGGAAAATGGAATCGGTCGAAGAATTGATCGAAACGATCCGGCGAACGCCGGAAATTATGGAAAACGTGACGAACTGGGAGACCATTCCTCCGAGGCCGGCCGACACGGTCGAATTTCCGGATTCGATGCACGAGCGGCTGATCGCCGGATTGCGGGCGAAAGGCATCGCACGGCTGTTCCGCCATCAGGCGCTGGCGTTCGAAGCCGCGCGCGCCGGCCGCCATGTCGTGGCCGTGACGCCGACCGCGTCGGGCAAGACGCTCTGCTACAACCTGCCCGTCGTGCAGGCGATTCTGGAGGACGACAGCGCGCGGGCGCTCTACCTGTTCCCGACCAAAGCGCTGGCGCAGGATCAGGTGGCGGAGCTGCAGGAGCTGGCGGACCGCATGGAGGTCGATCTCAAGACGCATACGTACGACGGCGACACGCCGCCGACCGTGCGGCAAGCGGTACGCACGGCCGGACACATCGTCGTGACCAATCCGGACATGCTGCACAGCGCGATTCTGCCGCATCACACGAAGTGGGTCAAGCTGTTCGAGAACCTGAAGTTTATCGTCATCGACGAGCTGCATACATACCGCGGCGTGTTCGGCAGCCACGTGGCCAACGTCATCCGCCGGCTGCGGCGCATCTGCCGCTTCTACGGCTCGAACCCGCAGTTCATCTGCGCGTCGGCGACGATCGCCAACCCGAAGGAGCACGCGGAGCGTCTGATCGGAGCTCCGGTGGAGCTTATCGACCGCAACGGGGCGCCGTCGGGCGAACGGCATATCATCTTCTACAACCCGCCGGTCGTGAACAAGCAGCTCGGCATCCGCCGAAGCAGCCTCCTGGAGACGAAGCGTCTCGCGGGCATGCTGCTTCGCGCCGGCATCCAGACGATCGTGTTCGCCCGCAGCCGGGTGCGCATGGAGATTTTGCTGACCTACCTGCAGGAGCAGGTGAAGCACGAGCTCGGACCCAAGTCGATCCGCGGCTACCGGGGCGGATACTTGCCGAAGCAACGGCGGGAGATCGAGCGGGGGCTCCGCAACGGCGAGATTCGGGGAGTCGTCAGCACAAACGCGCTGGAGCTGGGCATCGACATCGGCCAGCTCCAGGCTTGTGTGCTGAACGGTTATCCCGGCACGATCGCCAGCACCTGGCAGCAATCCGGCCGGGCGGGCCGGCGGCACGAGAGCTCGGTGACGATCCTGGTGGCCAGCAGCAATCCGCTGGATCAATACGTGATCCGGAACCCTTCGTTCTTTTTCGACCGGCCGCCGGAGGAGGCCCGCATCCAGCCCGACAACCTGCTTATTTTGCTGGATCATGTCAAGTGCGCCGCCTACGAGCTGCCGTTCGAGGACGGGGAGACGTTCGGCGGGGAGAACCTGCGCGAGCTGCTTGAGTTTTTGGCGGAAGAACGGGTGCTTCACCACAGCGGCAGCCGGTGGCATTGGATGGAGCAGTCGTTCCCGGCCCACGGCGTCTCGCTGCGGTCGGCCGCTCAGGAAAACATCGTCATCATCGACGTGACCAACGGCAGCCGTGTCATCGGGGAGGTGGACCGGTTCAGCGCGATGACGCTCGTGCACGAGGAAGCGATCTATATCCACGAAGGCGTACAGTATCAGGTGGAGAAGCTCGATTACGAGGAGAAAAAGGCGTACGTCCGCGAAGTCAACGTGGATTATTTCACCGACGCGAATCTGGCCGTGCAGCTCAGGGTGCTGCACGAGCACCGGTCGGCGGAGGAATACCGTCTGTCCCGCCGGTACGGCGAGGTTACGGTGAACGCCAAGGCGACGATCTTCAAGAAAATCAAGCTGAATACGCATGAAAATATCGGCTCCGGTCCGATCCATCTGCCGGAGGAAGAGCTTCATACGAGCGCGTATTGGTTCTCGCTGTCGGAGGAAGCGGCGGCCGGCATGAGCCAGAACGAGCTGCAGAGCGCGTTGCTGGGGCTGTCCAACGTGCTCGTTCATATTGCTCCCCTGTATCTCATGTGCGATCCGCAGGACATTCGCGTCGTCGCCCAGATCCGGTCGCTGCACGACAAACGGCCGACGGTTTATTTCTATGACCGGTATCCGGGCGGCATCGGGCTGAGCGAACGGCTGTACGAGCTGCACGGCGAGCTGCTCGCCGAAGCGGAACGGGTGCTGAACCGCTGCGGCTGCCTCAGCGGGTGCCCGGCCTGCGTCGGCCCGATCGAGGAGGTCGGCCTGCTCGGCAAGGATGCGGCCAAGCGGCTTCTCGCTTCGGTAACGTCCAACTCTGGGGAGGCGGATACGGCATGA
- a CDS encoding ribonuclease H-like domain-containing protein, with product MSLLREKLNRLRGVKPEAERTGATPEHDWNREREPGEAPDGGRESHADRAWRSFGAREEKNAGGTFLIRRIEYPADYRHGRYALGGIASAAEELRPLLAAAEERRIKRQRAWPGHRRGRAGSKRAAGAATAAASVPERLSAERLLFLDTETTGLGVGAGNVPFLIGLAFWEPSPHGEGEGRLVSEQLFMRHHGEEAAMLEHLRARMAGRDILVTYNGLSFDWPLIRNRYVMNRLDDGPEPAGHLDWLYPSRSLWRHTLESCRLGAVEESRLGVARVDDLPGNQAPLYYAMYLNDGDPEPMFRVFRHNEWDLLSLVGLGIHFARLLTGQGGAAGARAPELFRLGEWLLRHDRPGLADAIFSELEERPDSEKWPLLPALADSYKRRGRLERAVRLWREYAEAALPAASVEPYVELAMYYEHRNKDYREAIAWCRRAIETVRRREALLRRSPSGAGTSELQKRLARLERKLSRSGSGSAPDAVPLSSGRRTSESGYAAMERLIEMER from the coding sequence ATGAGTCTGCTGAGGGAGAAGCTGAACCGGCTGCGCGGCGTGAAGCCGGAAGCGGAGCGGACGGGGGCGACGCCCGAGCACGACTGGAACCGCGAACGGGAGCCCGGCGAAGCGCCGGACGGCGGGCGCGAGAGTCATGCCGACCGCGCATGGCGGTCCTTCGGCGCGCGCGAGGAGAAGAACGCCGGCGGAACGTTTCTGATCCGCCGCATCGAGTATCCCGCCGATTACCGGCACGGCCGCTACGCGCTCGGCGGCATCGCGTCGGCCGCGGAGGAGCTTCGGCCGCTGCTTGCGGCGGCGGAGGAGAGGCGGATCAAGCGGCAGCGGGCGTGGCCGGGACACAGACGGGGACGCGCCGGGAGCAAGCGCGCCGCAGGCGCTGCGACCGCCGCCGCATCCGTACCGGAACGGCTGAGCGCGGAGCGTTTATTGTTTCTCGATACGGAGACGACGGGTCTCGGCGTAGGGGCGGGCAACGTCCCGTTTCTGATCGGCCTTGCTTTCTGGGAGCCGTCTCCGCACGGAGAAGGCGAAGGCCGGCTCGTATCGGAGCAGCTTTTTATGCGCCACCACGGGGAAGAAGCGGCGATGCTGGAGCATCTCCGGGCGCGTATGGCCGGGCGCGATATCCTCGTCACCTACAACGGCTTGTCCTTCGACTGGCCGCTCATCCGCAACCGGTACGTCATGAACCGTCTGGACGACGGTCCGGAGCCGGCAGGCCACCTCGATTGGCTGTACCCGTCGCGCAGCCTGTGGCGGCATACGCTCGAATCCTGCCGGCTCGGCGCGGTCGAAGAGTCGCGGCTGGGAGTCGCCCGGGTCGACGATCTGCCGGGCAACCAAGCGCCGCTCTATTACGCGATGTATTTGAACGACGGCGATCCGGAGCCGATGTTCCGCGTGTTCCGGCATAACGAATGGGATCTGCTCAGCCTCGTCGGCCTCGGCATCCACTTCGCCCGGCTGCTGACCGGCCAAGGCGGGGCGGCGGGCGCACGGGCCCCGGAGCTGTTCAGACTGGGGGAATGGCTGCTGAGACACGACCGTCCGGGGTTGGCGGATGCGATCTTCTCGGAGCTGGAGGAACGGCCGGACTCGGAAAAGTGGCCGCTGCTTCCCGCTTTGGCCGACAGCTACAAGCGGCGCGGGCGGCTGGAGCGGGCGGTCCGGCTGTGGCGCGAGTACGCGGAGGCGGCTCTGCCGGCCGCTTCGGTCGAGCCATACGTCGAGCTGGCGATGTATTACGAGCACCGGAACAAGGATTACCGGGAGGCGATAGCCTGGTGCCGGCGCGCGATCGAGACGGTGCGCCGCCGGGAGGCGCTGTTGAGAAGATCGCCGTCGGGCGCGGGCACAAGCGAGCTGCAGAAGCGGCTGGCCCGGCTTGAACGAAAATTGTCCCGCTCGGGATCGGGTTCCGCGCCGGATGCCGTTCCCCTCTCGTCCGGAAGAAGGACGAGCGAATCGGGTTATGCGGCTATGGAGCGGCTTATCGAGATGGAGCGGTGA
- a CDS encoding deoxyribonuclease IV → MRLGAHVSIGGGYAQAARRAIAAGCDVYQYFPKNPRGLSVKVPAASDMAACAAICRDNGIASVAHTAYPVNLAYDPDDVRREAVVRTLVNDLYIAEGCGSMGVVVHFGVYSGADPLTGYRNIVLSLDETLRRYEGPARLLIENQAGDRSDFGMTIEEMVRIRELCAGRDRIGFCLDTCHAFASGLWSNDEPGFARLAEHGDQLGYWPLVGVIHLNDSRYPCGSRKDRHANVGSGHIGWERMLELLAFAGRRSIPLVLETPGSADRRTAGHAGEIAEIRRRTEDMR, encoded by the coding sequence ATGCGGCTTGGCGCGCACGTCAGCATCGGCGGCGGATACGCCCAGGCAGCCCGGCGGGCGATTGCAGCGGGCTGCGACGTCTATCAGTATTTCCCCAAAAACCCGCGGGGGCTGTCCGTAAAAGTGCCGGCGGCTTCGGATATGGCGGCGTGCGCGGCGATATGCCGGGACAACGGGATCGCATCCGTCGCGCATACGGCTTACCCCGTCAATCTCGCTTACGATCCGGACGACGTGCGGCGGGAGGCCGTCGTCCGGACCCTCGTCAACGACTTGTATATCGCCGAGGGTTGCGGCTCGATGGGCGTCGTGGTACATTTTGGAGTATATTCGGGCGCGGACCCGCTGACCGGCTACCGGAACATTGTGTTGTCCCTCGACGAAACGCTGCGCCGGTACGAGGGTCCCGCCAGGCTGCTGATCGAAAACCAGGCGGGCGACCGGTCGGATTTCGGCATGACGATCGAGGAGATGGTGCGAATCCGGGAGCTGTGCGCCGGGCGGGATCGCATCGGTTTTTGTCTGGATACGTGCCATGCGTTCGCATCCGGCTTGTGGAGCAACGACGAACCGGGCTTCGCCAGGCTGGCGGAGCACGGAGACCAGCTTGGCTACTGGCCGCTGGTCGGCGTCATTCACCTGAACGACTCCCGCTATCCGTGCGGCTCCCGCAAGGATCGGCACGCGAACGTCGGCAGCGGCCATATCGGTTGGGAACGCATGCTGGAGCTATTGGCGTTCGCCGGCCGCCGATCCATTCCCCTTGTGCTGGAGACGCCCGGTTCGGCCGATCGCCGGACCGCCGGACACGCCGGGGAAATTGCG